One part of the Ornithorhynchus anatinus isolate Pmale09 chromosome 21, mOrnAna1.pri.v4, whole genome shotgun sequence genome encodes these proteins:
- the MANBAL gene encoding protein MANBAL, with product MASELGFSPPEVPEPTFLEHVLRYGLFLGAVFQLVCILAIVFPAAKPHQPEPEPPEARGPESARKPKTSGPPLGKKLKKETKKKR from the exons ATGGCGTCCGAGCTGGGCTTCTCGCCGCCCGAGGTGCCCGAGCCCACCTTCCTGGAGCACGTCCTGCGCTACGGGCTCTTCCTGGGAGCCGTGTTCCAGCTCGTCTGCATCCTGGCCATCGTCTTCCCCGCCGCCAAACCCCACCAGCCG GAGCCGGAGCCCCCGGAGGCGAGAGGTCCGGAGTCGGCCAGGAAGCCGAAGACGTCCGGCCCTCCCCTCGGCAAGAAGCTGAAGAAGGAGACGAAGAAGAAGCGATAG